In the Nothobranchius furzeri strain GRZ-AD chromosome 15, NfurGRZ-RIMD1, whole genome shotgun sequence genome, one interval contains:
- the LOC139063380 gene encoding uncharacterized protein encodes MDGLHGPGGVGCLVIVLHVLAVIALRAHFCWGLTEGQVLEEGVMGHLELVSSMSNRTQGTFTCRANDACYLGNLTSTGKMYRCRGCLKIRGRVISPGVLVQGSTVTFNSAARICAYHQGNGTCIQNGTNWSMKVDRDFRIRNGTVITGGYAYLYIFWVLPDTARATQTAVAPLVHTCQQMGQIRVAEYVRWTVKFPPIPPCNRRRRAWYDTVLGGTGTLYGLANTADNEVTRTMLSNTGEYTAQAVTKTARWMPSTVSSQLEGSDVWKSVFKWNLKLWNETYDALHNLSHIGNWTVCFLQTIHAETQRNRFQIQVMSNNYHAWRTLWNISSSLWLQLHAEMTICNKSMCTGYWDQYNMTSVMTVCRYQILPVITTKGFWYLHVSGEWWDVKTNRTYEVKHCDETDKGLACPLVKGHSNPCFTDSRVVLCDWTVTPPEEQFWQVGPNTLCVATMTNSPQVPSVPFSGCLKGLYVGME; translated from the coding sequence atggatgggctccacggacctggtggtgtcggatgtttggtcatcgtcctccatgtcctcgctgtcatcgcactgagggcacatttctgttgggggctcacggaaggacaagtgttggaagaaggggtcatgggccatctggaattggttagcagtatgtccaaccgcactcaaggcacattcacatgcagagcaaatgacgcttgctacttgggaaacctaacatctaccggtaagatgtaccggtgcagaggatgtcttaaaatccgaggaagggtgatcagcccgggggtgttggttcaaggatcaacagtaacctttaattctgcagcgcgcatctgtgcataccatcaggggaatggtacttgcatacaaaatggcacaaattggagtatgaaggttgatcgcgatttccggatcaggaatggaactgtaatcacaggaggatacgcctatttgtacatattctgggtgctgcccgacacagctagagctacgcagacagctgtagctcccctggttcacacttgtcaacaaatgggacaaataagggtagccgaatatgtgcgatggactgtgaaattccctcctattccgccttgtaacaggaggaggcgagcatggtatgacaccgtgctaggaggaactggaactttgtatggtctggctaacacagcagacaatgaggtgacacgaactatgctgtccaacactggagaatacaccgcacaagctgtcaccaagactgcaagatggatgccttcgactgtatctagtcagttagaaggaagtgatgtgtggaaaagtgtatttaaatggaatctaaagctttggaatgaaacttatgatgcattgcataatttgtcacacataggtaattggacagtctgttttttgcagactattcatgctgagacacagagaaataggtttcaaatacaggtaatgagtaataactatcatgcatggcgaacattatggaacatcagtagttcattatggctacagctacatgcagaaatgacgatttgtaataaatctatgtgtactggatactgggatcagtataatatgacatcagtaatgactgtgtgtagatatcagatactgccggtgataaccactaaagggttttggtatctccatgttagtggagagtggtgggatgttaaaacaaatcgaacatatgaagtaaaacactgtgatgagactgataagggtttagcctgcccattggtaaaaggacatagcaatccatgtttcactgattcaagggtcgtactctgtgattggacggtcacacccccagaggaacagttttggcaggtgggtcctaacaccttatgcgtggctacaatgaccaattccccacaggtaccttcagttcccttttcaggttgtctcaagggtttatatgtgggaatggaataa